The sequence gcagtaccaggcgggttttatgggcgaacgctccaccacggaccaggtgttcgccattcgccaagtactgcagaaatgccgcgaatacaacgtgcccacacatcatctattcatcgacttcaaagccgcatatgatacaatcgatcgggaccagctatggcagctaatgcacgaacacggttttccggataaactgacacggttgatcaaagcgacgatggatcgggtgatgtgcgtagttcgagtttcaggggcattctcgagtcccttcgaaacccgcagagggttacggcaaggtgatggtctttcgtgtttgctattcaacatcgctttggaagggtaatacgaagagcagggattaacacgagtggtacaattttcaataagtccgtccagctatttggtttcgccgacgacatagatattatggcacgtaactttgagaagatggaggaagcctacatcagactgaagagggaagctaagcggatcggactagtcatcaacacgtcgaagacgaagtacatgataggcagaggttcaagagaagacaatgtgagccacccaccgcgagtttgcatcggtggtgacgaaatcgaggtggtagaagaatttgtgtacttgggctcactggtgactgccgaaaatgacaccagcagagacattcggagacgcatagtggctggaaatcgtacgtactttggactccgcaagacgctccgatcgaatagagttcgccgccgtaccaaactgacaatctacaaaacgctaattagaccggtagtcctctacggacacgagacctggacgatgctcgtggaggaccaacgcgcacttggagttttcgaaaggaaagtgctgcgtaccatctatggtggggtgcagatggcggacggtacgtggaggaggcgaatgaaccacgaattgcatcagctgttgggagaaccatccatcgttcacaccgcaaaaatcggacgactgcgatgggccgggcacgtagccagaatgtcggacagtaagccggtgaaaatggttctcgacaacgatccgacgggcacaagaaggcgaggtgcgcagcgggcaaggtggatcgatcaggtggaagatgacttgcggaccctccgtagactgcgtggttggcgacgtgtagccatggaccgagccgaatggagaagactcttatataccgcacaggccacttcggccttagtctgaataaataaataaataataatgaaatccTAAAAGTTTCAATTGCTTTTCTGTACCTATTCATTCAAACTATTTACTTATTTGTAAGATTAAATCTGTTTTTTTATGAGTAAGAatagaaaaacatttttcagaTACGCAAAGAAacaagttttattttatttatcattttattgCATTGTTCATACTGATCAGTTCTAACATTAGCAACAAACTCGTGCAACACCCGGGATCTGCTGACGGTGACATTCTACTTTGGCAGCGACCGAACAGAACTTCTTCATGATGCAGCGTTTCTTTGTTGCCGGATTCTTTCTACATCCAGCACCACAATATGTTCCTCGGATAGGTTTCTTGCGATAGGGTGAAAACTTCTTTTTCGGTACTCGAAGACGTGCACATTTGATTGCATGAAATTTTGAGTGTTCCTGCTTCCAAATGCGGAAGTAATCGTATCGGAGCAAACATGGTAAATCGGGGGCACCATGCTGGAATTGGCAAAATTATAATTTGCTGTAAGGAATAAAAATCGATTCAGCTTACCGATTCATACGAGGGTCTAAACGGATGTTTAAGCAAGGCATCCGGATGTGAAATGATGTTATCGATTGGACGCAGAAGATATGCTTTAGTCCATTGAAACTTGACGGGAGGTGGAATCGctggaatcattttttttttgctttttaaaaattttgcttCTCGTAAATGACGGATATGAAATACGATTGTTCCAATGTGGACAGCCTTCTTAGATTACAATTTCTAGTAATCGATTCCAGTGAAGTTCCTAAATTCCTCTTCTGAACAAGTTATGGGTAGGTTATGGGGGGCTTCTACCTTGTGAGGTCAAAATCATGCGACTTTTGCACAGTTTTCTGTCAGTTGTTTGAGAGATACGcagttgaaattttgcatagttaTTAGAAATGGTTTGATGATGTACAACTTGTTTAGGCCAAAAGAGGCGAGGAAAAACATGGCAGCCCTTCGACGGTGATTTGTCCTGCTTGCGGAAGTTCAAAATGAGTGAAGAActtatgaaatttaaaaattcacctaaataaagaatgaaaaaaaactaaatattttCCTATGCCATACCCACACTTTTCGGCTTCCCCCTTATCAGAACAACTttatagtttaaaaaaaaatcgccaaaCTCTTGCCGCATTGTACACACTCTCGAGCTTTGCTGCAGGAAGTTTACTGCCTAAAgctatttcaacctcaacagttcTATTGATACCGTTCATTGTATGGACTCGCACCTTCATTCATAAAGGTCTTTTGCGGAAGTAATACTCCTGCTTGGtaacggttcggcactttatctcatagctcccatgttcatcccatcaaaaacacagcaatgaaaaggaatttggttggcttcttattttgatgatttttttctgcagtgagaacgcatgttaacaaaaagaagcgacaagattggtgctgtatttctttgttttgcgatgcgATCAATATATGTTCAataagatggaaaacggaacagttcccctactacaAGAACGCCGGTCACGGAAAAAAATCTCTTGGAAGGTCTCAATGTTCATACGCATTGatcattaacaaaaacaagaggaagagtATCTCTGAATTcgccacttttttcaaaaaaacaagGTGCCCTCCCTGAGCACAGAAAAATAGAAGTAAACTCGAGACTTCAGATAATCTATCTCACTaagtaagagtaaaatcagcaatgATTTAGTTTCATTGCAAATTTTCGAGCTCTATTCTAGATTGAATCtgaagcaaaatagaacaaagtcGCCGGTTTCCCCCAGTAGTAttctattcatgtttgatttttatttttgacgtaggactacgtagaaAAGATACTATATTGGGGCACACTACGATtacgaaaatcggggaccgtcacgaacaTATGATAGACttcaaactttaatatctcagccgtttctcgatggattttaattttttgacgtagaattacgtctttcGGTAAGATAGGGGGATCATTTCAAAGTTTCACGaaaagaccgtcacgaaaagtggtcaggaagtaaaaGCCAATAACTCAGtcgtttttcaacggattctgaagattttggtatgaatcgATCAATAAACTCTCAATAAAAGCATTtcactattgaaaaattcaatttcgtcAGGTAGtgttgaaatttcactttttcagtAAATTGTCTACATTTCGGCTATTACCCATCAGGCATGAATATGCATAAAATGTTTATGATCGAATTTCGAATCCACTATTGCATCGTACGTAATTCTGCGTTcaatttgcggtcgtgtctttgATACAGCCCTCTACTTTTTTTACCATttgatcaaggatgagtcaatgcttctttgtatttatatgaaaaaactgatttttaactatttattatcgataattgataaaaagttttgaaataggtaaaccaaccaatcacgtacatgcattacaaacacagacatcaaaatctagCAACTTGCGGGCTTGGATCTAATTcccagtttgaacaagattttacgcagagcggacgAATCAAAGCAgcacggaggcgctggtaacattttcaatggAAACCAATCGCATTGGTGGTAGTCGATGGCGTGTTGCTcaagatcattcaacctcaacgaacattttatatgaagaaaaggtaaaaaatagcactgttgcgatcccgcgTCGCCAGTGGcgatattgaaaatttattacaaattgtggtgtcagttagttgttggaaaggcgcattggggaaTGAAAataggttcttctcaggaccagcattttctgaaaaGATAGGTTTATTTGCGAAAAtgaactgtttcggtggcatcggcgtttggtgtggaagcttggtttctgttagtgattccgTCCATTGAAATTTACGGGctttatttattgaatacaagaaatctGCTTTCCGGCGctcgagccattttgatcgggattccgcaaagagcggtttaaccatttataaggcagtggcaactatatttgagcttattctacgagtggagagacttgagattgctcgaatgacgtgagaagagtcgtatagtcccatttgaataacatgatcACCTCACGTAAGAATTGTAAAAATCAactcacctcacgtcactcgactcgtagaataagcataattgccaccaacaaattatatgtttttcttgtTAATAAGAGCTccacttattatttcccatgtagttgctgtatttgctacctagtaacgcaccagatgaatttgagccattaaaaattgaaatgtcaatttaagaacggtttttttacgaacaggtcgtaagtttcgagtggaagaaggattttcagttataattcgttgaaaaaagacgacaaagatatactttttgccattggtaataattattttgaatctcatgtgttGGATTATGGCGTGATTGGAGTGAAAAatgctttgcctttcttgtatatttggtttttagatttttgacgatagtgcgaaacaaaaaaaaattcacttataatgcgttttcaaACTAGCACTCTTCGCTAAAAAATGTAATgtgccttgttttgatttgcTTTACGTAAAAccctttttttatattttatttatttttgctgtTGCCTTTTCtcccgcttgcaaggcagtggcaaataacattctccgaaCGGCCCGTTGTCTGCGGAAACCCGATCAAAAATGGCTCGCGCCATTCTTATAtccaactagtcgacccggcagacgttgtcctgcatagtaggcgaaaattcgCGTTGATAATTGCCTATGCGAAATTCCCATTCGAAtcgttattttagtttttcacgatttactcaactttattaATGGttttcacatgaggaaatatcatataaacccgtcggaaaggattacgaacatatttgctggagaaatgaagaaaatccatccagccgtttttgagttatgcggatacgaacacagaccatttcatttttatatataagatatctaaggggccccatacacgctccgacatgttgtacaatcttgactccgcccccaagaaatttGTTTCAGTCGGAGCAAAGTCGGATTGTCTGTGGGCAATTTGTACAACTGTTTTTtcagtacaacttgcccaccgacgtgttgtacaactttgactccgcccccaggaaatttggttcggtcggagccaagtcggaccgtctgtgggaaagttgtacgactgtcggACGGACGGTTTCAAAGTTGCAAAGTTGGTCGGATGAAAtcaaaacagtttgattttgcTCAGACTTGTGGTGGGCGGAGTCGCATGTTGTACAACCAAGTTGTATTGTGTATGGTGTTGTTGTACAACACTGTTGCTTTCAATTTCTCTGGTGGAATATCCAGGAGCAGAAAGtgattttttctataattcagATAATAAGATAATatgcgataataataataacagaaTAATGATAAGATAataatagacctgtgcgccgctgcCATGTGAAAATTGGCCATGCCGCTTGGCCTATTGTTATACAGCGTATGATCggccaaacatatttttttctaaaaccgCCTGACAATGTAATTATTCAAGAAATGTCCCAcattttctttgagaatttatGGAAATGCTCC comes from Armigeres subalbatus isolate Guangzhou_Male chromosome 2, GZ_Asu_2, whole genome shotgun sequence and encodes:
- the LOC134217333 gene encoding uncharacterized protein LOC134217333 encodes the protein MIPAIPPPVKFQWTKAYLLRPIDNIISHPDALLKHPFRPSYESHGAPDLPCLLRYDYFRIWKQEHSKFHAIKCARLRVPKKKFSPYRKKPIRGTYCGAGCRKNPATKKRCIMKKFCSVAAKVECHRQQIPGVARVCC